From a region of the Streptomyces caniferus genome:
- a CDS encoding YDG/SRA domain-containing protein, whose amino-acid sequence MAKAQSSNPVRFGPPRDVEEGQWFAGHRQLHAAGVHRRSGQGISGTAHEGVDSIVLSGGYIDDKYGEREIIYTGEGGRDRDTGRLYADQTLSSPGNAGLLLNEGLGHPVRVVRGLKIQGKKRVRATGGYEYCGLFRVAEHWTTVGKEGFRICQFRLLKLDPGETAQPHPVTPGQGEDTTTEEQLRRIVAYERLIRDSKVARKVKEIYDNTCQICNCRLVVSPGGEAYSEAAHIHALGRPHDGPDELWNVLCLCANCHALFDRGALQLSDEFDVFDGLNQRFVGALNLAKEHHIKVACVRQHRARWADRFVG is encoded by the coding sequence ATGGCAAAGGCGCAGTCGTCCAACCCAGTCCGTTTTGGTCCTCCTCGGGACGTTGAGGAGGGCCAATGGTTCGCGGGCCACCGCCAGTTGCATGCAGCGGGTGTGCATCGCAGGTCTGGCCAGGGCATCTCTGGAACCGCTCACGAGGGCGTAGATTCCATCGTTCTCTCTGGTGGGTACATCGACGATAAGTACGGCGAGCGGGAGATCATCTACACCGGCGAGGGCGGTCGCGATAGGGATACGGGCCGCCTCTACGCAGATCAGACCCTGTCGTCGCCGGGTAATGCTGGCTTGCTGCTCAACGAAGGGCTCGGCCACCCGGTGCGTGTGGTGCGGGGCTTGAAAATTCAGGGAAAGAAACGGGTCCGTGCGACTGGGGGCTACGAATACTGCGGCCTGTTTCGTGTAGCGGAACACTGGACGACAGTCGGGAAGGAAGGTTTCCGCATCTGTCAGTTCAGGCTCCTCAAGTTGGATCCGGGGGAGACGGCGCAACCTCACCCCGTCACTCCGGGGCAAGGGGAAGACACCACCACGGAAGAGCAGTTGCGCCGCATCGTCGCGTATGAGCGGCTGATTCGTGACTCTAAGGTGGCCCGGAAGGTGAAAGAGATCTACGACAACACATGTCAGATCTGCAACTGCCGACTGGTGGTTTCACCTGGTGGTGAGGCGTATAGCGAAGCGGCTCATATTCATGCGTTGGGTAGACCTCATGACGGCCCGGATGAGCTGTGGAATGTTCTGTGCCTCTGTGCGAACTGCCATGCACTCTTCGATCGGGGAGCGCTCCAGCTCAGTGACGAATTCGATGTGTTCGATGGACTGAACCAGCGATTCGTAGGAGCGCTGAATCTGGCCAAGGAACACCACATCAAGGTGGCCTGCGTACGTCAGCACCGTGCGCGCTGGGCTGATCGATTCGTCGGGTAA
- a CDS encoding helix-turn-helix domain-containing protein gives MSSGATPELSNEPIAFGQRMQVLRLRRGMSRTVLAGLLGKSPSWVKQVEVGRLQMPKLPMVLRIAEALRVPSLSDLVGEQATAISLFAGPGHARLPYVRDAINEYPLTTVRQAPSAAHLKTRLAHAWQARHSAPHHRDVLGELLPHLIRDAQASLAQAESGVERRAAQSVVSQVYSLSQFFLAYQSDASLLWRVVERGLVSAQESEDPHTIGVAAWLAAQAHRDSGPAHYDAADAVNHATLRYLERCLAEADNDVLAITGALNFEAGYTAARRGDAGTAWRYWDTARSMAERLPASYFHPVTSFSRAIMGAHAVTVAVELHAGGESVRQAAAADVTLIPSRPRSARHRIEEARGYHLDGQAETALAVLEKAYQAAPETIRYNGYARRIVLEETESRSPAQRRRASELAVKIGALVA, from the coding sequence GTGTCATCTGGCGCTACTCCGGAACTGTCCAACGAGCCGATTGCGTTCGGCCAGCGGATGCAGGTGCTCCGTCTTCGCCGCGGTATGAGCCGGACCGTTCTTGCCGGTCTGCTAGGCAAGTCCCCCAGCTGGGTAAAGCAGGTCGAGGTGGGACGGCTTCAGATGCCTAAGCTCCCCATGGTGCTTCGGATCGCTGAGGCTCTCCGCGTGCCGAGCCTTTCTGATCTTGTCGGCGAGCAAGCAACCGCTATCTCGCTCTTCGCCGGTCCCGGGCATGCTCGCCTCCCGTATGTACGGGACGCCATCAATGAGTATCCGCTGACGACTGTGCGCCAGGCCCCATCCGCCGCCCATCTGAAGACCCGCCTCGCCCACGCGTGGCAGGCGAGGCACTCTGCTCCTCATCACCGTGACGTGCTCGGCGAACTACTCCCTCACCTCATTCGGGATGCCCAAGCTTCGTTGGCTCAAGCGGAGTCCGGAGTGGAACGGAGGGCTGCACAGTCTGTGGTGTCCCAGGTCTATAGCCTCAGCCAATTCTTCCTCGCGTACCAATCGGACGCCTCGCTGTTGTGGCGCGTAGTGGAGCGAGGGTTGGTTTCTGCTCAGGAATCCGAGGATCCACACACCATCGGTGTGGCGGCATGGCTTGCCGCACAGGCGCACCGCGACAGTGGCCCCGCGCACTACGACGCTGCCGATGCCGTGAACCATGCGACGCTCCGCTACCTCGAACGTTGCCTCGCGGAGGCCGACAACGACGTACTCGCCATCACTGGAGCATTGAACTTTGAGGCCGGGTATACCGCCGCCCGGCGGGGAGACGCCGGGACGGCATGGCGCTACTGGGACACTGCCCGGTCCATGGCAGAGCGACTTCCGGCGAGCTACTTTCACCCCGTGACCTCGTTCTCCAGGGCGATCATGGGGGCGCATGCGGTGACCGTAGCCGTGGAACTGCACGCGGGCGGTGAAAGCGTCAGACAGGCCGCTGCTGCTGATGTGACGCTCATTCCGTCTCGCCCACGGAGCGCTCGCCATCGCATTGAAGAGGCGCGGGGATACCACCTCGATGGCCAAGCTGAGACGGCTCTGGCAGTTCTGGAAAAGGCGTATCAGGCCGCACCCGAAACCATCCGCTACAACGGATACGCGCGACGGATCGTCTTGGAAGAAACCGAGTCGAGGAGTCCAGCGCAGCGCCGACGAGCGAGCGAACTCGCAGTGAAGATCGGCGCGTTGGTCGCATAA
- a CDS encoding aldo/keto reductase, with protein MTATHTPQNRRTLGSLSVSPLSLGGNVFGWTADEAESFAVLDAYVAGGGNFIDTADVYSAWVPGNKGGESETVLGNWLSSRGNRSDVVIATKVGAHPDYKGLSAGTIKSAVDSSLARLRTDYIDLYYTHYDDESVEVGEFLTALDDLVRAGKVREIAASNISAQRLEESLAFSAREGLARYVALQPHYNLVSRDTYEGELADVAARHGVAAIPYYALASGFLTGKYRPDAPTESARSGAAAKHLATDRGLRVLQALDTVATAHDAEPATVALAWLAARPTVAAPIASARTVAQLPALLALGDLTLSDVEMTLLNEASA; from the coding sequence ATGACCGCGACACACACGCCCCAAAACCGCCGAACCCTCGGCTCGCTCTCCGTCTCCCCGCTGTCCCTCGGCGGCAACGTCTTCGGCTGGACGGCCGACGAGGCCGAGTCCTTCGCCGTGCTCGACGCCTATGTGGCGGGCGGTGGCAACTTCATCGACACCGCCGACGTCTACTCGGCCTGGGTCCCCGGCAACAAGGGCGGTGAATCCGAGACGGTCCTCGGCAACTGGCTGTCCTCCCGCGGCAACCGCTCCGATGTCGTCATCGCCACGAAGGTCGGCGCCCACCCGGACTACAAGGGCCTGTCCGCCGGCACCATCAAGTCCGCGGTCGATAGCTCCCTCGCCCGTCTGCGCACCGACTACATCGACCTCTACTACACCCACTACGACGACGAATCGGTCGAGGTCGGGGAGTTCCTCACCGCCCTCGACGACCTCGTCCGGGCCGGCAAGGTCCGCGAGATCGCCGCGTCCAACATCTCGGCGCAGCGCCTGGAGGAGTCCCTCGCCTTCTCCGCCCGCGAGGGCCTGGCCCGCTACGTGGCTCTCCAGCCGCACTACAACCTGGTCTCCCGCGACACCTACGAGGGTGAACTCGCCGACGTGGCCGCCCGCCACGGCGTCGCCGCGATCCCGTACTACGCCCTCGCCTCCGGCTTCCTGACCGGCAAGTACCGCCCGGACGCCCCCACCGAGAGCGCCCGCTCCGGCGCCGCCGCCAAGCATCTGGCCACCGACCGCGGCCTGCGCGTCCTGCAGGCCCTCGACACCGTCGCCACCGCCCACGACGCCGAACCGGCCACCGTCGCCCTCGCCTGGCTCGCCGCCCGGCCCACCGTCGCGGCCCCGATCGCCAGCGCCCGCACGGTGGCCCAGCTGCCGGCGCTGCTGGCGCTGGGCGACCTGACCCTCAGCGACGTCGAAATGACGCTGCTGAACGAGGCCTCTGCCTGA
- a CDS encoding M23 family metallopeptidase → MASNRPAPEGPSAYDLDDRGAFAGPGDADNNNDGPWEEWNPTEDSVRSVRGKHRVAKQRGGGFARGGTVLGVGVIAAVGAGGMATAEGRPPVPVSMPDVGGMADDLADKLPDAKSLPGVGDLISDPDSESAAAEGAGTDEAATASAGPLTRAARTGSGADAGEALRSRILQQADAQQGAADQEAREAAEHAAFQTAEKDAAAHQKSAEKAAAAKKAAEMEAKREAEEAARKKAEAARLAELAKNFIAPVSSFTLTASFGQAGDRWAADHTGQDFAAPTGTPVKAVHSGTITQAGWAGSYGYRIVLTLDDGTELWFCHLSSMVKTSGKVSTGDVIGRVGATGNVTGPHLHLEVRPDAGDPIDPMPWLRDHGINV, encoded by the coding sequence GTGGCGTCCAACAGGCCTGCCCCCGAGGGTCCGTCCGCCTACGACCTCGATGACCGAGGTGCCTTCGCGGGCCCCGGTGATGCGGACAACAACAACGACGGACCGTGGGAGGAATGGAATCCCACCGAGGATTCCGTCCGTTCGGTCCGCGGCAAGCACCGGGTGGCCAAGCAGCGCGGCGGCGGATTCGCCCGCGGCGGCACGGTCCTGGGCGTCGGCGTGATCGCCGCGGTCGGTGCCGGCGGAATGGCGACGGCCGAGGGCCGCCCGCCGGTGCCGGTCTCGATGCCCGACGTCGGCGGGATGGCCGACGACCTCGCCGACAAACTGCCGGACGCCAAGTCCCTCCCCGGCGTCGGCGACCTCATATCGGACCCGGACTCGGAATCCGCCGCGGCCGAGGGCGCCGGAACGGACGAGGCGGCCACGGCCTCCGCCGGGCCCCTCACCCGGGCCGCCCGGACGGGCTCGGGCGCGGACGCCGGTGAGGCGCTGCGCAGCCGCATCCTCCAGCAGGCCGACGCGCAGCAGGGCGCCGCCGACCAGGAGGCCCGCGAGGCCGCCGAACACGCCGCCTTCCAGACCGCCGAGAAGGACGCCGCCGCCCACCAGAAGTCGGCCGAGAAGGCCGCCGCAGCGAAGAAGGCGGCCGAGATGGAGGCCAAGCGCGAGGCCGAGGAAGCCGCCCGCAAGAAGGCGGAGGCCGCCCGCCTCGCCGAGCTGGCGAAGAACTTCATCGCCCCCGTCTCCTCGTTCACCCTCACCGCGAGCTTCGGGCAGGCCGGCGACCGCTGGGCCGCGGACCACACCGGACAGGACTTCGCGGCGCCGACCGGCACCCCCGTCAAGGCCGTGCACTCCGGCACCATCACCCAGGCCGGCTGGGCCGGCTCGTACGGCTACCGCATCGTCCTCACCCTCGATGACGGCACCGAGCTCTGGTTCTGCCACCTGTCCTCGATGGTGAAGACCTCCGGCAAGGTCAGCACGGGCGACGTCATCGGCCGCGTCGGCGCCACCGGCAACGTCACCGGCCCGCACCTCCACCTGGAGGTGCGGCCCGACGCCGGCGACCCGATCGACCCCATGCCGTGGCTGCGCGACCACGGCATCAACGTGTGA
- a CDS encoding DUF2332 family protein, which translates to MAVNVGNTGNVASAAAGTWGVAERYREFSWRRARGRSAAHEELSARIGQDPELCDLLSGSLPAGAKQQPELLLAAVRHLDGPHAELGPRGDAAYGRWREWTIRHWGEVRAVIMQRTARTDEPAHCAALLPLLARLPQPLALLEVGASAGLCLYPDRYRYRYEADADGEGDEAAGGRAPRGDALQGDTLRDRTLPHGPLLAEAGAPESPLVLGCRTEGTADGLPGRLPRIVWRAGIDLDPLDPVAEPDDLRWLQALVWPGDGERAARLSAAVEAVRRVPRPRMVRGDLVHELPSLAAEAPPEATLVVFHSDVLACLSPARREEFARLVRSLLRGRPGGGHWISQEHHSVLPWITAPAPYAPRPQDAPLLTLALDERPVALTGPHGELLRRLPGTDGPAAG; encoded by the coding sequence ATGGCCGTCAACGTCGGGAACACCGGGAACGTCGCGAGCGCTGCCGCCGGCACATGGGGAGTGGCGGAGCGGTACCGGGAGTTCTCCTGGCGTCGGGCCCGCGGGCGGTCCGCGGCGCACGAGGAGCTGAGCGCGCGGATCGGCCAGGATCCGGAGCTCTGCGATCTGCTGTCGGGCTCGCTGCCGGCCGGCGCCAAACAGCAGCCGGAGCTGCTGCTCGCCGCCGTCCGCCATCTCGACGGCCCGCACGCCGAGCTCGGACCGCGCGGTGACGCGGCGTACGGCCGCTGGCGCGAGTGGACGATCCGGCACTGGGGCGAAGTACGCGCCGTGATCATGCAGCGCACCGCCCGGACCGACGAACCGGCCCACTGCGCGGCGCTGCTGCCGCTGCTCGCCCGGCTGCCGCAGCCGCTGGCGCTGCTGGAGGTCGGCGCGTCGGCGGGGCTGTGCCTGTATCCCGACCGCTATCGCTACCGGTACGAAGCGGACGCGGACGGCGAGGGCGACGAGGCCGCGGGCGGGCGCGCGCCCCGGGGAGACGCCCTCCAGGGCGACACCCTCCGGGACAGGACCCTCCCGCACGGCCCCCTCCTGGCCGAGGCGGGCGCGCCGGAGAGCCCGCTGGTGCTCGGGTGCCGTACGGAAGGGACCGCTGACGGGCTGCCCGGCCGGCTGCCCCGGATCGTCTGGCGGGCCGGTATCGACCTCGATCCGCTCGACCCGGTGGCCGAACCGGACGACCTGCGCTGGCTGCAGGCGCTCGTATGGCCGGGCGACGGGGAGCGGGCGGCGCGGCTGTCCGCGGCCGTCGAGGCGGTGCGGCGGGTACCGCGGCCGCGGATGGTGCGCGGCGATCTGGTCCACGAGCTGCCCTCGCTCGCCGCCGAGGCGCCGCCCGAGGCGACGCTGGTCGTCTTCCACAGCGACGTGCTGGCCTGTCTGTCGCCCGCCCGCCGCGAGGAGTTCGCGCGGCTCGTGCGGTCGCTGCTGCGCGGCCGGCCCGGCGGCGGTCACTGGATCTCCCAGGAGCACCACTCCGTCCTGCCCTGGATCACCGCGCCGGCCCCGTACGCACCGCGCCCCCAGGACGCACCGCTGCTGACCCTCGCCCTGGACGAGCGCCCGGTCGCGCTCACCGGTCCGCACGGGGAGCTCCTGCGCCGGCTGCCGGGGACGGACGGCCCGGCGGCGGGCTGA
- a CDS encoding PP2C family protein-serine/threonine phosphatase has product MLQDEAPSKDDAERQVRRGRSAVSGRRLVCLLPALLIVGGLAFGIATPAAYTAAPFFCAAPLIAASLSSLRGTALTALAAVLGEVWAVTYRGALEDYRESVAESAMVCVVALLALGINRLVRRSDAHLASARDISEAAQRAVLPPPPAQLAGLAVAARYVGARADARIGGDLYAVQDTPHGVRLIVGDVRGKGLEAVEAAVVVIGAFREAAEQETTLEAVAGRLERALQREGGRRAGLDQFEGFTTAVLAEIPANGQSVLRVLNRGHPAPLLLTPDGGLRELVPAVPALPLGMGEVASWPDRSDETFFPAGALLLFFTDGVTEARDLLGRFYHPPSRLRGRRFLGPDALLDTLVEDVARHTGGAPADDMALLAVQRPMGA; this is encoded by the coding sequence ATGCTCCAGGACGAAGCGCCCTCCAAGGACGACGCGGAGCGGCAGGTGCGCCGCGGCCGGTCGGCCGTGTCCGGCCGACGCCTGGTGTGCCTGCTGCCCGCCCTCCTGATCGTCGGCGGCCTCGCCTTCGGCATCGCGACGCCCGCCGCCTACACCGCCGCCCCCTTCTTCTGTGCCGCCCCGCTGATCGCCGCGTCGCTCTCCTCCCTGCGCGGCACCGCCCTCACGGCCCTGGCCGCCGTGCTCGGCGAGGTCTGGGCCGTCACCTACCGCGGTGCCCTGGAGGACTACCGCGAGTCGGTGGCGGAGAGTGCGATGGTCTGCGTCGTCGCTCTGCTGGCCCTCGGCATCAACCGGCTGGTCCGGAGGAGCGATGCCCACCTGGCGTCCGCACGGGACATCTCGGAGGCCGCCCAGCGCGCCGTGCTGCCCCCGCCGCCGGCCCAGCTCGCCGGCCTCGCCGTCGCCGCCCGCTACGTGGGCGCACGGGCGGACGCCCGGATCGGCGGCGACCTCTATGCCGTGCAGGACACCCCGCACGGCGTACGGCTGATCGTCGGCGACGTACGGGGCAAGGGGCTGGAGGCGGTGGAGGCCGCGGTGGTCGTCATCGGCGCCTTTCGCGAGGCGGCCGAACAGGAGACGACGCTGGAGGCGGTGGCGGGGCGGCTGGAGCGGGCGTTGCAGCGGGAGGGCGGACGGCGTGCGGGGCTCGACCAGTTCGAGGGGTTCACCACTGCCGTCCTCGCCGAAATCCCTGCCAACGGGCAGTCCGTGCTGCGGGTCCTCAACCGCGGACACCCCGCCCCGCTGCTGCTCACTCCGGACGGCGGGCTGCGTGAGCTGGTGCCCGCGGTGCCGGCGCTGCCCCTGGGGATGGGAGAGGTGGCGAGCTGGCCGGACCGGTCGGACGAGACGTTCTTCCCGGCCGGCGCCCTGTTGCTGTTCTTCACCGACGGGGTGACCGAGGCCAGGGACCTGCTGGGCCGCTTCTACCATCCGCCGAGCAGGCTGCGCGGCCGTCGGTTCCTTGGGCCGGACGCACTCCTGGACACCCTCGTCGAGGATGTCGCACGGCATACGGGCGGCGCACCGGCCGACGACATGGCGCTGCTGGCGGTGCAGCGGCCGATGGGAGCGTAG
- a CDS encoding DUF5994 family protein — MTTTILDTPAVEDRTSSLPLRLMLAPAGTTPALLDGAWWPRSRDLTAELPALTAVLDPLWGRITHVTVNPTFWPVIPRKVPVDGHVVRIGWFKAEQDPHKLLLLSYTVGRGDLLVIPPETSPATAARLMTEAADPLGTRTASSLMDAAEQRRIAEEIELALVSVWDSEGGHEARLSTSGSPAQAVVAQIPDAPEGI; from the coding sequence ATGACCACGACCATTCTGGATACGCCGGCGGTCGAAGACCGGACCTCTTCGCTGCCCCTGCGACTCATGCTGGCACCGGCCGGCACCACTCCGGCTCTGCTCGACGGCGCGTGGTGGCCCCGCTCCCGTGACCTCACGGCGGAACTTCCCGCACTGACGGCGGTACTCGACCCGCTGTGGGGGAGGATCACCCACGTCACGGTGAACCCCACGTTCTGGCCGGTCATCCCACGGAAAGTGCCCGTCGACGGGCATGTGGTGCGTATCGGCTGGTTCAAGGCCGAACAAGATCCCCACAAGCTGCTGCTGCTCTCCTACACCGTCGGCCGCGGGGACCTGCTGGTCATCCCTCCGGAGACCAGCCCCGCCACAGCCGCCCGGCTCATGACCGAGGCCGCCGATCCGCTGGGCACCCGCACCGCGAGCTCCCTGATGGACGCAGCGGAGCAACGCCGGATCGCGGAGGAGATCGAACTGGCCCTGGTATCGGTCTGGGACTCCGAAGGCGGCCATGAAGCACGCCTATCGACCTCAGGTTCCCCCGCCCAAGCAGTCGTTGCTCAGATACCAGATGCGCCGGAAGGCATCTGA